In Pristis pectinata isolate sPriPec2 chromosome 11, sPriPec2.1.pri, whole genome shotgun sequence, the following proteins share a genomic window:
- the fhip1b gene encoding FHF complex subunit HOOK interacting protein 1B encodes MSWLSKLTPRSTGSRVSRSTGHQSPVTADPETCFMVFKNHWAQVSRILERRDARTADEASAVRNYTDQMMYLLAEERAQEDTGLGPILELVLLEDILDRLLCWNLRWQFDDDRKIEQLKLFDLLVSQSQQPLLRHKPVLKPLMRLLGACVEPRSPALENSLVLLLNQVCVSLSKEPSILELFFHTQTNQGPANLLIFSILIPFIHREGLIGQQARDALLLIMAISAESSTVAGYIANNSYFCPVLATGLSALYSSLPRKIEVRGDAWQALRREDWMGVSSIAMFMNSLEFCNAVIQVAHPLVRNQLVDYVHNGFLVPVMGPALHKTSIEEMIASTAYLDLFLRSITEVALLKTFLRFVVLHRHENITILDTLISRINSNSRLCMVSLSLFRTLLTLSCEDIMLQLVLRYLIPCNHVMLSQRCAVKDQDFYGKTADKFLSLIPECCKPHNLRVLEREEEHAVWSKAHGSPSIDTSTVTAAVPKPSTPARLSLFMRQQSAGSEGGNPPRSPGGAAGESAACSPAHSRWEEVSELDSNYLEYLRDARRHIDLCVKACGKWSAPYDGREPDPHSARPILGDTDIISLHMDHFGPEQLRTSPAQAPAQAQAPAQLKPDGRRERLENGDWDGKREINTTPRSQKRGLQREREKRAPPSSARGRGCSDSERGLGGHQPGGQGGSLLNGMREDEHGKVLGAPERPENCVVVKKVRRNGPGEESGRREVTGTWSGARGPGEAPSGSARRPLAEGGEQERRAGDEPRPEALAACKSIDSLIDELLDQAPAEANGKALNVEKFSQELQEMEAQMGGWGRAEDSAASEEEQGEEEEEEDEGCPSHQNDECRPAPGSRSSERVGAPVPVSVHLPEQAQGQPYTGSFIAVLFAKLENMLQNSLYVNFLLTGIIAQLACYPQPLLRSFLLNTNMVFQPSVKSLIQVLGSVKNKIEVFAASQEDFPMMLYKARKYLIARGKLDWSDSPNSVPPLRRSESLVKSRKPSLGELILRHTNSPTRARQAAQLALQHVREGQVLHTLTGSSMFKSSAEKQNEALRVKNAVYCSLIFSEFLKELAAIAQEHAVTSPFLLEDEGE; translated from the exons ATGAGCTGGCTGAGTAAGCTGACCCCCAGAAGCACCGGGAGCAGGGTGAGCCGTTCTACAGGCCACCAAAGCCCCGTCACTGCCGACCCTGAGACCTGCTTCATGGTGTTTAAGAATCACTGGGCACAG GTGAGCCGTATCCTGGAGCGTCGGGACGCGCGGACAGCAGACGAGGCGAGCGCAGTGCGCAACTACACGGACCAGATGATGTACCTGCTGGCGGAGGAGAGGGCGCAGGAGGACACGGGACTGGGCCCCATCCTGGAGCTGGTCCTCCTGGAGGACATTCTGGACCGGCTGCTGTGCTGGAACCTGCGCTGGCAGTTCGACGACGACAGGAAGATCGAGCAGCTGAAGCTCTTCGACCTGCTGGTCAGTCAGTCCCAGCAGCCACTGCTGCGCCACAAGCCCGTGCTGAAGCCCCTGATGAGGCTGCTGGGGGCCTGCGTGGAGCCCCGCTCCCCGGCACTGGAgaacagcctcgtgctgctcctCAACCAGGTGTGTGTCTCGCTGTCCAAGGAGCCCTCCATCCTGGAGCTCTTCTTCCACACTCAGACCAACCAGGGCCCGGCCAACCTCCTCATCTTCTCCATCCTCATCCCCTTCATCCACCGCGAGGGGCTGATCGGCCAGCAGGCCCGAGATGCGCTGCTTCTCATCATGGCCATCTCGGCGGAGAGCAGCACCGTGGCAGGCTACATCGCCAACAACTCCTACTTCTGCCCA GTGCTGGCCACGGGGCTGAGTGCACTTTACTCCTCCCTACCGCGAAAGATTGAGGTGCGGGGGGATGCCTGGCAGGCACTGAGGCGCGAGGACTGGATGGGGGTCTCCTCCATTGCCATGTTCATGAACTCGCTGGAATTCTGCAATGCTGTTATCCAG GTGGCCCACCCTCTGGTGCGTAACCAGCTGGTAGACTACGTTCACAATGGATTCTTGGTGCCAGTCATGGGACCTGCACTCCATAAG ACCTCCATCGAGGAAATGATCGCCAGCACGGCATACCTGGACCTCTTCCTGCGCAGTATCACCGAGGTGGCGCTGCTTAAAACCTTCCTGCGCTTCGTGGTCCTGCACCGGCATGAGAACATCACCATCCTTGACACTCTGATCAGCCGCATCAACAGTAACTCCAGG CTCTGTATGGTGTCCCTCAGTCTCTTCAGGACGCTGCTGACTCTCAGTTGTGAGGACATCATGCTGCAGCTTGTTCTCAG GTACCTGATTCCATGCAATCACGTGATGCTGAGCCAACGATGTGCCGTCAAGGATCAAGACTTCTACGGGAAGACAGCAGATAAGTTCCTGTCGCTGATCCCGGAATGCTGCAAGCCCCACAACCTGCGAGTcctggagagagaggaggagcacGCAGTCTGGTCTAAAG CCCACGGCAGCCCAAGTATCGACACCTCGACGGTGACAGCGGCCGTGCCCAAGCCTTCGACCCCCGCCCGCCTCTCGCTCTTCATGCGGCAGCAGAGCGCAGGCTCGGAGGGGGGCAACCCGCCCCGGTCGCCGGGAGGGGCGGCTGGTGAGTCCGCCGCCTGCAGCCCTGCCCACAGCCGGTGGGAGGAGGTGTCCGAGCTCGACTCCAACTACCTGGAGTACCTGCGGGACGCGCGCAGACACATCGACCTCTGCGTCAAGGCCTGCGGCAAGTGGTCGGCTCCGTACGACGGCCGGGAACCTGACCCCCACTCCGCTCGGCCCATCCTGGGGGACACTGACATCATCAGCCTGCACATGGATCACTTTGGGCCAGAACAGCTCCGGACCAGCCCAGCCCAGGCCCCGGCACAGGCCCAGGCCCCAGCCCAGCTCAAACCGGACGGCAGGAGGGAGCGGCTGGAAAACGGCGACTGGGATGGCAAGCGGGAGATCAACACCACTCCGCGCAGCCAGAAGCGAGGCctgcagagggagagggagaagagggctCCCCCAAGCTCTGCCAGGGGCAGGGGGTGCAGTGACAGTGAGCGGGGGCTGGGCGGACACCAGCCGGGCGGGCAGGGCGGCTCCCTGCTGAACGGGATGCGCGAGGACGAGCACGGCAAAGTGCTGGGAGCCCCTGAGCGGCCCGAGAACTgtgtggtggtgaagaaggtgcggAGGAACGGGCCCGGGGAAGAGAGTGGCAGGAGGGAGGTGACCGGGACCTGGAGCGGAGCGAGGGGGCCGGGAGAAGCCCCCAGCGGCTCGGCCCGCAGACCGCTGGCGGAGGGTGGGGAGCAGGAGCGGCGGGCGGGTGACGAGCCACGCCCTGAGGCCCTGGCGGCCTGCAAGTCCATCGACAGCCTGATCGACGAGCTGCTGGATCAGGCGCCGGCCGAGGCCAACGGCAAGGCGCTCAACGTGGAGAAGTTCTCacaggagctgcaggagatggaggCCCAGATGGGAGGCTGGGGCCGGGCGGAGGACAGCGCGGCCTCTGAGGAGgagcagggagaagaggaggaggaggaggacgagggcTGCCCCTCGCATCAGAACGACGAGTGCCGGCCAGCCCCCGGGAGTCGGTCATCAGAGAGAGTCGGGGCACCGGTGCCTGTCAGTGTTCATCTCCCCGAGCAAGCACAGGGCCAGCCGTACACAG GTTCGTTCATCGCTGTCCTGTTTGCGAAGCTGGAGAACATGTTACAGAATTCGCTCTATGTCAATTTCTTACTGACGGGAATCATTGCACAGCTCGCCTGCTATCCACAGCCCCTCCTGCGCTCCTTCCTGCTCAACACCAACATGGTGTTCCAGCCCAGTGTCAAGTCCCTCATCCAG GTACTCGGGTCGGTGAAGAACAAGATCGAGGTGTTCGCTGCCTCTCAGGAAGACTTTCCCATGATGCTGTACAAAGCCAGAAAATATTTAATCGCCAGAGGGAAGCTTGATTGGTCCGACTCCCCCAACTCAGTGCCTCCCCTGCGGCGCTCCGAGAGCCTAG TGAAGAGTCGGAAGCCGTCCCTCGGTGAGCTGATCCTTCGCCACACCAACAGTCCGACCAGGGCTCGGCAAGCTGCCCAACTGGCCCTGCAGCACGTACGAGAGGGGCAGGTCCTGCACACCCTGACAGGGAGCTCCATGTTCAAAAGTTCAGCGGAGAAGCAGAACGAGGCACTGCGGGTGAAGAACGCCGTCTACTGCTCCCTGATCTTCTCCGAGTTCCTGAAGGAACTGGCCGCCATTGCTCAGGAGCACGCCGTGACCTCTCCCTTCCTGCTGGAAGACGAGGGGGAGTGA